A window of Ananas comosus cultivar F153 linkage group 4, ASM154086v1, whole genome shotgun sequence contains these coding sequences:
- the LOC109708478 gene encoding uncharacterized protein LOC109708478 isoform X1, translating into MGETGPAMAPLAAAERSTAGEERWRQLDSSVNAVSLGFVATAILISMFLLMAIFERFLLRSPPAANAAAASSSSSSSSSSFSFSFLSFRRRRRPSPDLEAQRRSFAVKLDCPSPEMSVYSKGVSVLMPGHNIPTFIAHPTPPPAPDPCSPERIRWPSHQHNPFTTSDPL; encoded by the exons ATGGGGGAGACGGGGCCGGCGATGGCCCcgctggcggcggcggagaggagcACTGCGGGGGAGGAGCGGTGGCGCCAGCTGGACAGCTCCGTGAACGCGGTGTCGTTAGGGTTCGTGGCCACCGCCATCCTTATCTCCATGTTCCTCCTCATGGCCATCTTCGAGCGCTTCCTCCTCCGCAGCCCACCCGCCGCCAATGCTGCTGCCgcatcgtcgtcgtcctcctcctcctcctcctcattctccttctccttcctctccttccgcCGGAGGCGTCGCCCGTCCCCGGACCTCGAGGCGCAGCGCCGGAGCTTCGCCGTCAAGCTCGATTGCCCCTCCCCTGAG ATGTCTGTATACTCGAAAGGGGTGTCAGTGCTTATGCCTGGGCACAATATACCCACCTTTATTGCGCATCCTACCCCGCCCCCAGCCCCGGACCCTTGCTCACCGGAGAGGATAAGGTGGCCTTCCCATCAGCACAACCCTTTCACCACATCTGATCCACTCTAG
- the LOC109708478 gene encoding uncharacterized protein LOC109708478 isoform X2, whose amino-acid sequence MGETGPAMAPLAAAERSTAGEERWRQLDSSVNAVSLGFVATAILISMFLLMAIFERFLLRSPPAANAAAASSSSSSSSSSFSFSFLSFRRRRRPSPDLEAQRRSFAVKLDCPSPE is encoded by the exons ATGGGGGAGACGGGGCCGGCGATGGCCCcgctggcggcggcggagaggagcACTGCGGGGGAGGAGCGGTGGCGCCAGCTGGACAGCTCCGTGAACGCGGTGTCGTTAGGGTTCGTGGCCACCGCCATCCTTATCTCCATGTTCCTCCTCATGGCCATCTTCGAGCGCTTCCTCCTCCGCAGCCCACCCGCCGCCAATGCTGCTGCCgcatcgtcgtcgtcctcctcctcctcctcctcattctccttctccttcctctccttccgcCGGAGGCGTCGCCCGTCCCCGGACCTCGAGGCGCAGCGCCGGAGCTTCGCCGTCAAGCTCGATTGCCCCTCCCCTGAG TGA